TATTCAATTATCCCCAAAATATCATCCTGCGACATTATAAGATATTCTACGTCGTCAATCTTAGCTTCTGTTCCGGAATATTTTCCAAAAAGTATTTTATCACCTACCTTTACGTCTAAAGCTATTATTTTCCCGTCTTCAGTTCTTTTGCCGGTTCCAACCGCGATAATTTCTCCCTCCTGTGGTTTTTCCTTTGCAGTATCAGGAATAATAATGCCGCCTTTTTTTACTTCTTTGGGTTCTGCAGGCTTAACTAAAACCTTTTCACCTAGTGGTCTAATCATCTTACTTCCTCCTTGAACTTTTATTATCGTTTTATCGTTTATTCTTTTTATCTTTAGCACTGTCACCCTACGACTGCTTATTATATAAAATTAAATTAATTTTTGTCAATATACTGCGCTACATCAGCTTTTTCTAACTTTTTTAATCTTTTTTTCTTTTTATATTTTATACTCCCGCGCACGCGGATTTACCGGAAAGAAGCAGTCTTTCTGTCATGACCAGACTATCAAAAGAATATTACACAAATACAGAACTATCCTATAAATCTTATGCATCTGCACCATAAGATATACTCTAGGAATAATTTTTTGCATCACCATAAAATTTATATAGATTCTGTATTGCAGGAATATTTTTATCGATTGACGTTTATAAAATAAGCGGCACTTTTTTTGAAATGTTTTTATTATATCCTCCGGTTAAAGCAACAGACAGTTTCCCAAAGATAAAACTTTTTTGTTATCTTCATACAGTTTGCAACCTGTCGCAAGAAGCTTATCTGCGACATAATATTCTGTTTTTTCAGATATTAGCGACGAAATAAGAACTATCGCAATAACCAAATTGAATAGTACATCCTGTAAAGCGCACGAAAATCTGCGGAAATTCTATATATAAATCTTTACCCTGAAACGAAAAAAATTTTACAAATCGGCGACTGTATTTCAGGCAAGAACAGTGTCATTTATTTCCGCATCTTTAAAACATTTTATTCTCAATTTACACGAATCGCATTCCATGCACAGTTTTTTATAGTCGTTATAACAAGTCCACGTATCTTTATTTATTTTATACCAAGTTTTCATCCATAGCGGAAATTGAACGATTATTTTTGTCTTAAGCGCTTTTAAAACATTATTGTAGGCTTCTATAAATTCCAGCGGACGGTCAGGGTAATTTAAGAAATCCACAGAAGTAACGCCAATAAAAAATCAACTGGGCAGTCACAGACCACGCTCAAGACAACGCATAAGAGAGAAAATTAATGTTCCTTCTCGGAGCATAAGTAGAGGGAATGGTTTTTGGCAAATGTTTATGAACCGGAATTTTTTTGTTTTTGCTTGTCAATGAATCACCGAACCATGGCAGATTTATTTTTATAATGGAATATTCTGTTTTGACAGATTTTGTAATCTTAACAGAAGACAAAATTTCTTTACTATGTTTTTGCCCGCAATCAAGCATCAAGCAGGTGCATTTATATCCTTTTAACAGGACTGTTGTCTAAAATCCGTCCGCCTGAAAATAAAATCACCGCTCTTTTTTCCATTTTCACTTTAATCCTCTTAAATATGTCCTGCTGAGGTAAACGAAGTGCTGAAAACATCCTGACTTTTATCCAAAGCTTCATTTTCTCTTTTCAATATTTTGGGACAAACTTCCCAATTTATCATCTGTCAAACATTATCAGCCTCGTCGCACACAAATATTTGCGCCTCTCTCCCCAAAAGTTTACACTGCCGAACCGGATAAACCTTACTATTGAAACGCTTATATACACACAACTGCCGATGACGACTCACTCTCCCAAATTTCTACTTCACAAACTTTTGCGTTTTTCGTCTCTATATCTTTAAGCCGTCCCAAAATAAATGCAGCTATATTTTCCGCTGTCGGGTTGACCCTGTCAAAAGGAACAATTTCATTCAAAAATTTATGATCCAAATAATTGATAACTTTATTAAGATGCATCTTAATATCCATAAAATC
This genomic interval from Candidatus Endomicrobiellum trichonymphae contains the following:
- a CDS encoding 7-cyano-7-deazaguanine synthase; this translates as MGVTSVDFLNYPDRPLEFIEAYNNVLKALKTKIIVQFPLWMKTWYKINKDTWTCYNDYKKLCMECDSCKLRIKCFKDAEINDTVLA
- a CDS encoding co-chaperone GroES; the protein is MIRPLGEKVLVKPAEPKEVKKGGIIIPDTAKEKPQEGEIIAVGTGKRTEDGKIIALDVKVGDKILFGKYSGTEAKIDDVEYLIMSQDDILGIIE
- a CDS encoding 7-cyano-7-deazaguanine synthase, which gives rise to MLKGYKCTCLMLDCGQKHSKEILSSVKITKSVKTEYSIIKINLPWFGDSLTSKNKKIPVHKHLPKTIPSTYAPRRNINFLSYALS
- the queD gene encoding 6-carboxytetrahydropterin synthase QueD, whose amino-acid sequence is MKYKLSVTRSFSSAHCLREYKGRCENLHGHNWKIRAAFYGTELDDTGVLIDFMDIKMHLNKVINYLDHKFLNEIVPFDRVNPTAENIAAFILGRLKDIETKNAKVCEVEIWESESSSAVVCI